The following is a genomic window from Candidatus Syntrophosphaera sp..
GCAGGGCAGCCAGCAGAAGCACCGCCATGCCATACACGTCCCAATTTACGAAAGGCCCCAGTAGCAGGGTGCCGCAGACGGAGTAGTAGACGGCAAAATCGAAACCGACCAGGATGGCTGAGGAAATGATCAGCATGGCAAAGGGGATGTGGAAGATATCCAGGCCCAAGAGCTGGCTGTTCACGACCGCCATCACGGCCAGCAGCACAAATCCCAGGTTCAGCATGATGATGCTGTGGTCGCGCCTGATGTCTTCAGAAGCGGTTTGAGAGAGGTTGTAGTTGAAGCTGATGACGGTCAAAAACACATAGAGCAGCAGGCCCAGCAGGCCCAGAAGCTGCATCAGCGGGGATTTGCTTTCGCCCCGGGCCTTGTATTCCCGGGTGAGGGAATTCAGTTTGCGGATGTCTTCTTCGCTCAGGCGCTGGTTTTTCCTGATCACGACCTCGTTTTGTTCCACTATCCCGGAAGTGGTGTCGATCGCCTCCAAAACCTCCCCTTTGAGCTCTTCATAGGCCTTTTCATCCACCAGCAGGTTCGGTTTGATGAGCGTATTGGCGTTGGCAGCGACGATCCTGGCCAGAACCGCGTCGACCCTCGAAACGACCAGGCGCAGCACCTGCTCCGGCTGGAAATACCTCGCCGCGTTGCGTTTTTCCAGGCCTCCGGAGTCCAGCACCAGGATGCTGTCCGAATTGGCGTTGGCATAGATGCCCACATTGTAGGCATAGCTCAGGTTGTTCCGGATGTTGGCATAGGCGGTCCTGATCCTGGCCGGATTGCCGATCTGGGCCAGGGAGGCGCTTTCCAGCTGGAATCCCAACTGCCGGGCGGTGATCTCGAGCGCTTCCTCATCATCACTGGAGGCTGCTTCGTAGAGGAGTTCGAAGAGTTTGTCCAGATTGCTGTAGGCCGCGAATTCCACATCCGGGTCCAGCTTATGCGGCCGGCCGAGCCTGGCCAGTTCAGCCTGATACTCCTGCTGGACCTGCTCCTCGGATTTCATGATCGGGAAATCGAAGGGGGCCACCACATCAAAATCGGCTATCTGTCCGGCGCTGACCTTGTATTCAGGATAGTTCAGCCTGCCGGCGCCGGTCAGCTGGAACAGGCCCACCGCGCAAATCGTGACTATTATGCTTATCAGTAGGTATTTTGAATTCATATGTTCAGTTTCTGAGGCTGGGGATAATTGTCAAGCAACATCGCCTTGTCCACCTCTCAAGCCTTGTCCAGGGCCAGATAGAGGTCCTTGACGTCCTTGAGCTTGACCACCTTGGCGCGGTGCTTGACCTTGGCGTGGCCGGAGATAAATATCCTCTCATAGCCCAGCTTAACGGCCTCATTGATGCGGGAATCGAGCTGGGACACGGGGCGGACCTCGCCGTTCAAGCCCACCTCGCCGATGAACACGGCCTTTTCCGGGAGGGGCTTGTCCTTGAGGCTGGAAACGATGGCGGCCAGAATGGCCAGGTCCAGGCTGGGATCGGAACTGCGGATCCCTCCCGCCAGATTGATGAACACGTCGCTCGAGCGCAGATACAGGGCCAGATTCTTTTCCAGGATGGCCAGCAATATGGCCAGTTTCTTTTGCTCCAGGCCCACCACCACGCGCTGCGGAGTGCCGTAGTTCGATGCCGTGGCCAGGGATTGGACTTCCACGATGAATGAGCGCGTGCCCTCCATGATGCAGCCGATCGAGGTCCCGATATGTTCGTTGGCGTCCGAGAGGAAGATGTGGTTGGGTTCGAGGACCTGTTCCAGTCCGGAATTCGTCATTTCGAAGATGCCGATCTCGTTGGTGGAGCCAAAGCGGTTCTTGACCGCGCGCAGGATCTTGTATTGCCCGCGCAGCTCGCCTTCGAAATACAGCACCGTGTCCACCATGTGCTCGATGATCTTGGGCCCGGCAACAAAGCCCTCTTTGGTCACGTGGCCGACCATGAACACCGGCAGGCGCTGGGTTTTGGCGCAGCGGAGGACGCGGTTGCTGGTCTCGC
Proteins encoded in this region:
- a CDS encoding HDIG domain-containing protein is translated as MNSKYLLISIIVTICAVGLFQLTGAGRLNYPEYKVSAGQIADFDVVAPFDFPIMKSEEQVQQEYQAELARLGRPHKLDPDVEFAAYSNLDKLFELLYEAASSDDEEALEITARQLGFQLESASLAQIGNPARIRTAYANIRNNLSYAYNVGIYANANSDSILVLDSGGLEKRNAARYFQPEQVLRLVVSRVDAVLARIVAANANTLIKPNLLVDEKAYEELKGEVLEAIDTTSGIVEQNEVVIRKNQRLSEEDIRKLNSLTREYKARGESKSPLMQLLGLLGLLLYVFLTVISFNYNLSQTASEDIRRDHSIIMLNLGFVLLAVMAVVNSQLLGLDIFHIPFAMLIISSAILVGFDFAVYYSVCGTLLLGPFVNWDVYGMAVLLLAALLTLALIRRFRSKHEFLRIWFFQFISVNLISNAFNLYSYTGESLGDKIGGAVRNAGYSLVSTTIAVLGCLAIVTFFERKWNRATKQVLLELLDFNHPLLKKLATNAAGTYHHSLIVGNLAERAAEAIGANPLLARVGSYYHDVGKAANPEIFTENNEDSSLVHDKYSPEESADFIRDHVKQGIVLAGKYHIPQAVIDIIVQHHGTSSIRYFLEAAQRNGGVADATDFSYPGPLPRSKEAALVMIADIVESTTKAKEDISDQEIHKIIEDTVQRLIREGQFDEAPITLKELAVAKQVMYPVLESIYRKRIDYPEEKQP
- the radA gene encoding DNA repair protein RadA, with amino-acid sequence MATLFFCADCGYETTKWSGKCPSCGSWGTLRESSRVTGKAGKGGPADITAPKPERIKDLKYSEVSRWPTNIREFDLVIGGGIVSGMLVLIGGEPGIGKSTLMLQLSQWMGAQGKKVLYVTGEESQEQIHLRSARLNIDSENIWLLCTNDAELMLAAVEENSPDILIVDSIQSISLPSLDSLPGSITQLRETSNRVLRCAKTQRLPVFMVGHVTKEGFVAGPKIIEHMVDTVLYFEGELRGQYKILRAVKNRFGSTNEIGIFEMTNSGLEQVLEPNHIFLSDANEHIGTSIGCIMEGTRSFIVEVQSLATASNYGTPQRVVVGLEQKKLAILLAILEKNLALYLRSSDVFINLAGGIRSSDPSLDLAILAAIVSSLKDKPLPEKAVFIGEVGLNGEVRPVSQLDSRINEAVKLGYERIFISGHAKVKHRAKVVKLKDVKDLYLALDKA